One Zootoca vivipara chromosome 9, rZooViv1.1, whole genome shotgun sequence DNA window includes the following coding sequences:
- the C1QTNF7 gene encoding complement C1q tumor necrosis factor-related protein 7 isoform X3 — MFALFCVTSLAICTSGQPLLSQFKGEHYSTRYVCSIPGLPGAAGLPGDNGLPGPHGRIGIPGRDGRDGRKGERGEKGNAGLRGKTGPVGPTGEKGDQGEAGKKGPTGSGGVKGSVGPVGPVGPKGDKGDRGKPGLPGTCKCGQIVLKSAFSVGITTSYPEERLPIVFNKVLFNEGGHYNPSNGKFICAIPGIYYFSYDITLANKHLAIGLVHNGKFRIKTFDANTGNHDVASGSTVIYLQPEDEVWLEIFYTDQNGLFADPTWADSLFSGFLLYVDTDYLDSLSDEDEL; from the exons ATGTTTGCGTTGTTCTGTGTCACAAGTTTGGCCATCTGTACAAGTGGGCAGCCTCTTCTCAGCCAGTTTAAAGGCGAGCATTATTCTACAAGATACGTGTGTAGCATACCTGGGTTGCCAGGTGCTGCAGGTCTTCCTGGAGATAACGGATTACCTGGACCTCACGGGCGCATTGGGATCCCAGGACGAGATGGCCGAGACGGCAGGAAGGGAGAAAGGGGCGAAAAAGGCAATGCAG GTTTAAGAGGAAAGACGGGCCCTGTAGGACCAACTGGGGAGAAAGGAGACCAAGGAGAAGCTGGCAAAAAAGGACCCACAGGGTCAGGAGGTGTTAAAGGCAGTGTGGGTCCCGTGGGTCCCGTTGGTCCCAAGGGGGATAAAGGAGACAGAGGAAAACCAGGTTTGCCAGGAACCTGTAAGTGCGGGCAAATAGTACTGAAATCCGCCTTTTCTGTTGGGATCACGACGAGTTACCCAGAGGAAAGGCTGCCAATTGTTTTCAATAAAGTCCTTTTCAATGAAGGAGGGCATTACAACCCTTCGAATGGGAAGTTCATCTGTGCCATCCCAGGGATCTATTACTTCTCCTATGACATCACTTTGGCAAACAAACACCTTGCCATTGGCCTGGTTCACAATGGGAAGTTCCGGATCAAGACATTTGACGCCAACACAGGGAACCACGATGTTGCTTCCGGGTCCACTGTGATATACCTTCAGCCAGAGGACGAAGTATGGCTTGAGATCTTCTACACGGATCAGAACGGTCTCTTTGCCGATCCCACATGGGCAGACAGCCTGTTTTCAGGATTTCTCCTGTATGTTGATACAGACTATCTGGATTCCCTATCAGATGAAGATGAACTGTGA
- the C1QTNF7 gene encoding complement C1q tumor necrosis factor-related protein 7 isoform X2, which yields MLQLQRKHTVLLGKLRSVAPKQAPKMFALFCVTSLAICTSGQPLLSQFKGEHYSTRYVCSIPGLPGAAGLPGDNGLPGPHGRIGIPGRDGRDGRKGERGEKGNAGLRGKTGPVGPTGEKGDQGEAGKKGPTGSGGVKGSVGPVGPVGPKGDKGDRGKPGLPGTCKCGQIVLKSAFSVGITTSYPEERLPIVFNKVLFNEGGHYNPSNGKFICAIPGIYYFSYDITLANKHLAIGLVHNGKFRIKTFDANTGNHDVASGSTVIYLQPEDEVWLEIFYTDQNGLFADPTWADSLFSGFLLYVDTDYLDSLSDEDEL from the exons CACCCAAGATGTTTGCGTTGTTCTGTGTCACAAGTTTGGCCATCTGTACAAGTGGGCAGCCTCTTCTCAGCCAGTTTAAAGGCGAGCATTATTCTACAAGATACGTGTGTAGCATACCTGGGTTGCCAGGTGCTGCAGGTCTTCCTGGAGATAACGGATTACCTGGACCTCACGGGCGCATTGGGATCCCAGGACGAGATGGCCGAGACGGCAGGAAGGGAGAAAGGGGCGAAAAAGGCAATGCAG GTTTAAGAGGAAAGACGGGCCCTGTAGGACCAACTGGGGAGAAAGGAGACCAAGGAGAAGCTGGCAAAAAAGGACCCACAGGGTCAGGAGGTGTTAAAGGCAGTGTGGGTCCCGTGGGTCCCGTTGGTCCCAAGGGGGATAAAGGAGACAGAGGAAAACCAGGTTTGCCAGGAACCTGTAAGTGCGGGCAAATAGTACTGAAATCCGCCTTTTCTGTTGGGATCACGACGAGTTACCCAGAGGAAAGGCTGCCAATTGTTTTCAATAAAGTCCTTTTCAATGAAGGAGGGCATTACAACCCTTCGAATGGGAAGTTCATCTGTGCCATCCCAGGGATCTATTACTTCTCCTATGACATCACTTTGGCAAACAAACACCTTGCCATTGGCCTGGTTCACAATGGGAAGTTCCGGATCAAGACATTTGACGCCAACACAGGGAACCACGATGTTGCTTCCGGGTCCACTGTGATATACCTTCAGCCAGAGGACGAAGTATGGCTTGAGATCTTCTACACGGATCAGAACGGTCTCTTTGCCGATCCCACATGGGCAGACAGCCTGTTTTCAGGATTTCTCCTGTATGTTGATACAGACTATCTGGATTCCCTATCAGATGAAGATGAACTGTGA